A single window of Anopheles moucheti chromosome 2, idAnoMoucSN_F20_07, whole genome shotgun sequence DNA harbors:
- the LOC128297023 gene encoding mortality factor 4-like protein 1 — translation MPPKFKFTEGEKVLCFHGPLLYEAKLLRCAMMKEKQVKYLVHYAGWNKNWDEWVPESRVLKYNEANRQRQQEVHRLHSPLVKNKKSSTKTKKSDAQGGNNNQSKDNDSRASTPSKEVTKEKDTVALSISTPSTSTTVSTTTTTSGSSSGTSSSTGRNRSLKTTATSASVASSPSSTSSSTSSTLVASTATATSAPASNGKENKCSETKDSSEKTKEESSSEQSNSKTKKRGRSDTNSSNVESEDQFISKVEVKIKIPDELKVWLVDDWDAISRQNKLLELPAKTTVQEIVDNYVQYKKQSKVTTATKETAVADIGNGIVEYFNVMLGSQLLYKFERPQYAEMIQAHPGVPMAKIYGSVHLLRLFVKLGPMLAFTSLDEKSIQTSLGHVQDFLKYLVKNSSTLFNMQHYVNTSPEYHRKAL, via the exons ATGCCTCCCAAGTTTAAATTCACCGAGG GAGAAAAGGTGCTTTGCTTTCACGGTCCGCTATTGTACGAAGCCAAACTGCTTCGATGCGCGATGATGAAAGAAAAGCAGGTAAAATACCTGGTGCACTATGCCGGATGGAACAAAAA CTGGGATGAGTGGGTTCCGGAGAGTCGCGTCCTGAAGTATAACGAAGCAAATCGTCAGCGGCAACAGGAAGTCCATCGGTTGCATTCACCTTTAGTGAAGAACAAGAAAAGCAGTacaaagacaaaaaaatcGGACGCGCAGGGTGGAAACAATAACCAGAGCAAAGATAACGATTCACGAGCTTCAACACCATCGAAAGAAGTGACGAAAGAGAAAGACACAGTAGCACTATCTATCAGTACACCTTCGACATCGACGACAGTGtccactaccaccactactagCGGTAGTTCGTCAGGAACATCTTCGTCTACAGGAAGGAATCGATCCCTTAAGACTACAGCGACTAGTGCGAGTGTTGCTTCGTCCCCTAGCTCCACTTCATCGTCGACATCTTCCACATTAGTGGCTTCTACCGCGACGGCAACAAGTGCACCTGCTTCCAACGGAAAAGAGAACAAGTGTTCAGAAACGAAGGATTCgagtgaaaaaacaaaagaagaatcATCTAGTGAGCAAAGCAACTCCAAAACGAAGAAACGCGGACGGAGCGATACAAATTCGTCCAATGTAGAATCGGAGGATCAGTTCATTTCTAAGGTGGaggtaaaaattaaaattcctGACGAATTGAAGGTTTGGTTGGTGGACGACTGGGACGCAATATCGCGCCAGAACAAGTTGCTGGAATTACCTGCTAAGACGACGGTTCAGGAGATAGTAGACAACTACGTACAGTACAAGAAACAGAGCAAGGTAACGACGGCTACAAAGGAAACGGCCGTGGCAGACATTGGCAATGGAATAGTTGAATATTTCAACGTTATGCTGGGCTCCCAGCTGCTCTACAAATTCGAGAGACCACAATACGCGGAAATGATACAGGCACATCCAGGAGTGCCGATGGCTAAAATTTACGGTTCCGTGCATTTGCTTCGACTCTTTGTGAAGCTGGGACCGATGCTAGCCTTTACCTCTTTGGAcgaaaaatcaatacaaaCTTCCTTGGGTCACGTTCAGGATTTTTTGAAGTATTTGGTAAAAAATAGCAGTACGCTTTTCAACATGCAGCACTACGTAAATACCAGTCCCGAGTACCATCGGAAGGCCTTGTAA
- the LOC128305913 gene encoding centrosome-associated zinc finger protein CP190, with the protein MNKMTRYAEAKSVKVDNWGVFFLQKLQNFFNKTDHCDLTLQFNDNSQLKVHRLVLSACTDYFNHLENICEMYDDVLIMPMDLQADVIVPIVNFMYTGTLEFQYNMYDRLLKTATDMNMTVLLKLLEAHRQTSSRIVKQPVLLNKQAPRGRGVAMYQGAGARVMPGQRGGHNVGPRPRLPIIRHPIHSYGHKGNVGLSAKDVKPGPSRFDDGEMGDGFEGSFDGITYETKPLLTADQVKKEEETSPFEKLRKGYTNANVVKRSSSGSLTSPPAKKPNLDEVKEFTEAARMRSQLTTHDDDSPDYVDDDTHFNDDDDEDYQPPASVKAALAKSANQQGTSVKLSNIKQESKSPRSGEVSSAMKQITVKDESGSVDHAKIISEVLKKYPHLVKKNKNIKLKIMQKPSPTNANSISGPTSSGSKMEVRTATPLKQDLSMVRRATANIRNEMVKPPSNATTSTGKPATSGTTKTIDAKTMHALIAKGAENTTGPWLCLRCGINGRPISIPSYKAFYNHLIHKHKERIDVRICEHCGYKAQQRNPHLIYHWFTEHKIKPTIKFPRCDECDHVAMTADDLQKHEEEAHSRGDLQQCIYCNKVFAKEMELYDHMKVQHKERAIADGVLEFTDDEDYQTEEELTSAQTKSYPTAGTSGEGKIKILSNITLPPAKGTSGTVRHITLEPSSEAEALSNVASGIATSLTLVGDNGVVIDDPNYQNQFIEAELASVHGENATSGSGTETVPKLVTADGTELQLTQSQKDEIISQLQNTGSGNDVVMVLNEDNFAVGSTIQLDEGVQIVDTSAQNIMVMYSQTAEGGSEHNDSQKSDSKAADVTASEDELSQTSVALSEDKAASIDDKQASLDEADESVQSRRTGASDKPDEEEGNTMDDIDMETNETLQQAVKDELMDFEHELRAPDTSTEGAKDDDLDDSEDRQQSDKLKLISELEGDWSEDTADDQPAATPSTGAEVSEKSTKKVAGDKKPTTTPTPAVAKTATLRSESDKRVATAEGTATGKKKATPTEAPSAKERKKSNDEKQISEKEIDKLLDDWNNEAKLDELADGAGLEQEMADVTGAKAAVGEREGKLVKEIKKEPSPEKENAVHVPVDDGNSKQKEDTVKKSPEAKESGTTKGVKKNGTTSAEKAAKSKQDTSAPEEDDGGEDEEDKDKSTSKSKEVSSLLGEWDEDDDL; encoded by the exons ATGAACAAGATGACGCGATACGCGGAGGCCAAATCGGTGAAAGTGGACAACTGGGGTGTGTTCTTCCTGCAGAAACTgcaaaactttttcaacaaaaccGACCACTGCGATCTGACGCTGCAGTTCAATGACAACTCTCAGCTGAAGGTGCACCGGCTGGTACTTTCCGCGTGTACGGATTACTTCAACCATCTGGAAAACATATGCGAGATGTACGACGATGTGCTGATCATGCCGATGGATCTGCAGGCCGATGTAATAGTCCCGATCGTCAACTTCATGTACACGGGAACGCTCGAATTCCAGTACAATATGTACGATCGGTTGTTGAAAACGGCTACCGATATGAACATGACCGTGCTGCTAAAGCTTCTCGAGGCCCACCGCCAAACGTCATCGCGCATCGTGAAGCAACCGGTGTTGCTAAACAAACAGGCACCCCGTGGCCGCGGAGTTGCCATGTACCAAGGAGCAGGGGCACGCGTCATGCCTGGACAAAGAGGTGGGCACAATGTTGGGCCAAGGCCGCGCTTGCCGATAATACGACATCCGATCCATTCGTACGGTCATAAGGGGAACGTCGGTCTTAGCGCAAAGGACGTCAAACCCGGCCCCTCACGATTTGATGATGGAGAAATGGGTGATGGTTTCGAAGGATCATTCGATGGGATTACGTACGAAACCAAACCACTGCTGACGGCGGATCAGGTCAAGAAAGAGGAAGAAACATCACCGTTCGAAAAGTTACGCAAAGGTTACACCAATGCAAATGTTGTGAAGCGCTCGTCTAGTGGTTCGCTCACATCACCGCCGGCCAAGAAGCCCAACCTGGATGAAGTGAAAGAATTCACCGAAGCGGCACGTATGCGTAGCCAGCTGACGACGCACGATGATGATTCGCCGGACTATGTTGATGACGATACACActttaatgatgatgatgatgaagattatCAGCCACCGGCCTCGGTAAAGGCTGCGTTGGCCAAGTCAGCTAACCAGCAGGGAACCTCGGTCAAGCTAAGCAACATCAAGCAGGAATCGAAATCACCCAGATCGGGTGAAGTTTCGTCCGCAATGAAACAGATCACCGTAAAGGATGAATCTGGCAGCGTTGACCACGCAAAGATTATTTCGGAGGTGCTGAAGAAATATCCTCATCTGgtgaagaagaacaaaaacataaaattaaaaatcatgCAGAAACCTTCACCCACCAATGCCAACAGCATAAGCGGTCCGACGTCATCCGGATCGAAGATGGAAGTTCGTACCGCAACGCCTTTAAAACAGGACCTCTCGATGGTACGCCGTGCGACGGCAAACATACGCAACGAGATGGTGAAACCCCCATCGAACGCTACGACATCCACCGGGAAGCCGGCCACTAGCGGCACAACTAAAACGATCGATGCAAAAACGATGCACGCGTTGATCGCAAAGGGTGCGGAAAACACAACCGGACCATGGTTGTGTCTGCGGTGTGGCATTAACGGGCGCCCGATTAGCATTCCGAGCTATAAAGCGTTCTACAACCATTTAATTCACAAACACAAGGAACGCATTGATGTGCGCATTTGTGAGCACTGCGGGTACAAGGCGCAGCAGCGCAATCCACATCTGATCTATCACTGGTTTACGGAACACAAAATTAAACCTACGATTAAATTCCCGCGGTGTGACGAATGTGATCACGTGGCGATGACTGCCGACGATCTGCAGAAACACGAAGAGGAAGCGCATTCCCGGGGCGATCTGCAGCAATGCATCTATTGCAACAAGGTGTTCGCGAAGGAGATGGAACTGTACGATCACATGAAAGTGCAGCACAAGGAGCGGGCGATCGCGGACGGCGTGCTGGAGTTTACCGACGACGAGGACTATCAAACAGAGGAGGAACTAACGTCTGCACAGACGAAATCGTACCCAACGGCTGGAACCAGCGGCGAGGGTAAGATTAAAATTCTTTCCAATATTACGCTTCCCCCCGCGAAAGGAACGAGCGGTACGGTACGCCACATCACACTCGAACCTTCGTCAGAAGCGGAAGCGCTCAGCAATGTGGCATCCGGTATTGCTACCAGCCTGACCCTTGTCGGTGACAATGGTGTAGTGATCGATGATCCCAACTATCAGAACCAGTTCATCGAGGCGGAACTTGCCAGTGTGCATGGTGAAAATGCAACAAGCGGTTCGGGCACGGAAACCGTCCCGAAGCTGGTGACCGCCGATGGAACCGAGCTGCAACTTACACAGTCTCAGAAAGATGAAATTATTTCCCAGCTGCAAAACACTGGCAGTG GAAACGACGTGGTAATGGTATTGAACGAGGACAACTTTGCGGTCGGATCCACGATACAGCTGGATGAAGGGGTGCAAATTGTCGATACGTCCGCGCAGAACATTATGGTAATGTACAGCCAAACGGCAGAGGGTGGCTCGGAACATAACGATAGTCAAAAGTCCGATTCCAAGGCGGCCGATGTGACTGCTTCGGAGGATGAACTTTCGCAAACATCCGTTGCGCTGTCTGAAGACAAGGCAGCATCGATCGACGACAAGCAAGCGTCGCTAGATGAAGCAGATGAAAGTGTACAATCGCGCCGTACGGGCGCATCAGACAAGCCGGATGAAGAGGAAGGTAACACAATGGACGACATCGACatggaaacgaacgaaacgctGCAGCAGGCCGTCAAAGATGAGTTGATGGACTTTGAGCACGAGTTGCGAGCACCGGACACGTCGACCGAAGGCGCAAAGGACGATGATTTGGACGACTCGGAAGATCGACAACAGTCCGATAAATTGAAGCTGATATCCGAGCTGGAAGGCGACTGGTCGGAAGATACTGCAGACGATCAGCCTGCCGCCACTCCGTCGACCGGTGCGGAAGTTTCGGAAAAGTCCACCAAAAAGGTGGCTGGTGATAAGAAACCAACTACTACACCTACTCCTGCCGTTGCTAAAACAGCCACCTTAAGGTCGGAGTCGGACAAAAGGGTGGCAACGGCGGAAGGAACCGCGACGGGCAAAAAGAAGGCTACTCCGACAGAAGCTCCGTCAGCCAAGGAGCGTAAAAAGTCCAACGATGAGAAGCAAATTTCGGAGAAGGAGATCGACAAACTGCTCGATGATTGGAACAACGAGGCCAAGCTGGATGAGCTCGCTGACGGGGCGGGTCTGGAGCAGGAAATGGCAGATGTAACCGGAGCGAAGGCAGCGGTCGGTGAGCGTGAAGGTAAATTGGTGAAAGAGATAAAAAAGGAACCATCTCCAGAGAAGGAAAATGCCGTACATGTGCCCGTTGACGATGGTAATAGTAAGCAAAAGGAAGATACAGTGAAGAAGTCACCAGAGGCAAAAGAAAGCGGTACGACGAAAGGtgtgaagaaaaatggaacaacAAGCGCTGAAAAGGCGGCAAAAAGCAAACAGGACACCAGTGCACCGGAAgaggatgatggtggtgaagATGAGGAGGATAAGGACAAATCAACCTCCAAGTCGAAAGAAGTTAGTTCGCTACTAGGCGAATGGGATGAGGACGATGATCTGTGA
- the LOC128301481 gene encoding putative peptidyl-tRNA hydrolase PTRHD1, which produces MSAVKLVQYIVVNGEIAKTWPKGALIAQCCHAVAAVGHLYAADPDTEEYFKDLDNMHKVVLEAPDTAKLVGLGEVLQQNEVKHKVWIEQPENQPTCIALKPYPKEEVQKYMKKFKLLS; this is translated from the exons ATGTCGGCCGTAAAGCTGGTTCAGTATATTGTCGTAAATGGAGAAATTGCCAAAACCTGGCCGAAAGGTGCACTTATTGCACAGTGTTGCCATGCGGTGGCTGCTGTTGGCCATTTGTACGCTGCTGATCCGGACACAGAAGAATATTTTAAGGACCTAGATAATATGCATAAAGTAGTGCTCGAG gCACCTGACACGGCTAAACTTGTTGGCCTGGGAGAAGTGTTGCAACAGAACGAGGTCAAACATAAGGTGTGGATAGAACAGCCCGAAAACCAACCAACATGCATTGCACTGAAACCATACCCTAAAGAAGAGGTGCAAAAATATATGAAGAAATTCAAACTGCTTAGCTAA